The genomic interval ATTCTACCGCCACTCCATTCTGATCCATGACGATCTGGTAGACGGAGATAAATATAGGAGGGGAGGTTTGACCATCCACACCCTCTACGCAGAGGATCACAACCAAAGGTTTGGTGAAGCCCTAGCCCTCTTCTGCGGAAATCTCCTCTTCTCACAAGCCCTAGCCGTCCTGTGGGGCACACGGTTTCAGAGAGACTCACTATTTCGAGCCTCTCAACTCCTCACTGAGGATTACCTCGCCGTGAACGAGAGCCAGATCCTCGACCTCCTATTCGAATATAAGACACCTACTGTGGAGGAGTGGAGAGTTATGGCGTCAAAAAGGGCTGCCTCTCTGTTCAAGGCTACTATGGGTATCGGAGCTCTCCTCGCAGGCGCCCCAGAACGTGACATCAAAAAGGTGAGAGAAGCAGCTTCACACATAGGCTACGCCTTCGACATACAAGACGACCTCATCGGCACGTTCGCCTCTGAGGAGCAGTATGGAAGACCGCTAGGAGGCGACATTCTACTGGGCAAGAAACCTCTTCACATAGTTTATGTCTACGAGATGGCGTCAAAGGATGAGCTCAAAGAGCTTGAAGATGCCCTGAAAGCCCGAAGCTTGGACAAAGGGGTGATCGAGATTGTGAGAAGGGTGGTGAAGAGGTGTGGTGCATTGGAGAGGGCCGAGAGGACTTTGAAGGAAGAGGCATTAAATGGTATAAAGCTACTTGACGACACATCTATGCTGCCGGAAGGTAAAAAGCGACTCCGAGAAATGGTAAAGTTTGTTACGGAGAGTTTTGACTGGTACAAATGAAAGCCCCATGCTGTCGTTATGCTCCAAGAAACCGTTAATGACTCGGCAAAAATTACTCGCATATTTTCAACGATTTTAAACGTGCTAAGAGGTTTTACCTGTATGAATCCAGTCGACTATAGTTTCCTTTGGGCTAATCTCTCCTTAGCTATCTTAACATATGAAGGGTCTATCTCGAATCCTATGAAGTTGACATTTAATTTAATACATGCTAAGGCAGTAGTTCCAATCCCCATGAATGGGTCTAGGACGACGCTGCTTGCACTGAATCCATGTAGTCTAATGCATAGTTCTGGAAGCTTCTCGGGGAATACTGTCGGGTGAGGTCTAGATTCCTGTATGGTCTCGTAAGGTATAAACCAAGTGTTACCTCTCTCCCTCAAGTCAATCTTGGCAGATTTCCACCTTCCAATGTTAGACTTATCCTGGTAAGGTATCCCTATGGCTAACTTATCCAGGTGTACGTTTCCCCTCTTCGTGAAGTGAAAGATGTACTCATGACAGTTACTCAGGAATTTCCTGCTGTTGACCGGCTGATAGTGCCCAACCGCTATATCCCGCTTAGCATGCTCATAGTTTCCAACATCCTCTCTCGATATTGCTATTGATTTGATCCAGTGTATTGTATTCTGGAGAGTGTAATGTTTCCTAAACCGGTTCGCAACATCCATGGCAACCCAAGGATCCGAAGACTTACCGCCGACGTTCAAGAAGAAAGACCCCTCATCTTTCAATATCCGTTTAGATTCTTCTGCAACCTTCTCCATCCAATCTAGATACTCCCCCCGAGGCTTATCATCACTGTATCTGGCATATTTCTTCCCGATATTGTAAGGTGGCGATGTAACAATTATATCGATAAATTTATCTCTGATTAACTTCATTCCTTCGAGGCAGTCCATGGCATAAATCTTGTTTAAGTCGAGGGTTTGCTTTGCTGATATCATCAGTCAGATCTCTAAATCTGATTTGTTACTTATCTGTTTAATTTTTATAAATTAAAAACTGTTTCCCTCATCTCTGAATTGATAAACTTTGCTGAAATCAGTTATATAATGTAGCGTGAGATTAATCTAGCCTCCGATGAAGGAGGGGGAAGACTGAATTGGATTACGCGAGCCCCATAGTTGGAAACGAAGGAACCCGACGCCTCCTCTTGGGCAATGAAGCCGTCGCAAGGGGAGCCTTAGAGGCAGGGATACAAATCGCCACAGCCTACCCTGGAACACCCTCCTCAGAGATCGCCGACACGCTCTCTAAGGTAGCCAGGGAATTCGGGCTCTACATGGAGTACTCGGTGAACGAGAAGGTTGCTGTTGAGGTGGCGGCTGGCGCTGCGGTATGTGGGGCTCGAGCGCTAGTCTCCATGAAGCATGTGGGGTTGAATGTGGCGGCGGATACGTTGATGACATTGGCTTATGTAGGTGTTAAGGGTGGGTTTGTAATTGTTACAGCCGATGACCCCTCCGCTTGGAGTTCCCAAAATGAGCAGGATAACAGGTACTATGCCCTCTTAGCTAACATCCCATGCCTAGAACCATCCAGCCCCCAAGATGCAAAAGACATGCTGCTTTACGGCTTCAGCTTGTCTGAGCAACTTGAGCTGCCAGTTATGCTCCGCCTCGTCACAAGGGTAAGCCACATGAGGGGGGTTGTAACTTTCGGGCAGATACAAGAGAAAAAATCCTGTAAGGTTGAGTTTCCTAAAGATCCTCAAAGGTTTGTGATGGTCCCTGCTAACGCACGTGTTAGGCATGTTGTGTTACTGGAAAAGATGAGCTCAGCGTTGAAGATTTCTGAAAAATCAGATTTCAACCGCATCGTAGGTAGGGGTAGGATAGGCGTGGTGACCTCAGGGGCTTCCTTCAACTATTGCATGGAAAGCCTCGCGCTCTTAGGCATGAAAGCCTCTGTGCTAAAGCTTGGGATAATTCACCCCCTCCCAGCGCGGCTTATTTCAAACTTCGTCAGAAGACACAATCCAATAATTATTGTAGAAGAGCTTGAGCCATACCTAGAGCTCCAAGTCAAAGCCCTTTCAAGAGCAGCCTACAACATACCTCTCTACGGAAAGTTCGATAGCCTTCTTCCAAGGCATGGAGAGTTATCGACAAGAAAGGTGGTTAGTGCCCTGTCCAGAATCCTCCATAAGAGTCCATCAATAGACTTCGACAAAATTGACGCAGAGGCTTCCAAGGCTGAGAAGCTTGCCCCCAGCAGACCTCCAGTTCTATGCCCCGGTTGCGCCCACAGAGCGGCTTTTTACGCTCTGAAAGTAGCCGCTGGAAACAGAGCGATATACTCGACAGATATAGGATGTTATGCTCTAGGCGCCCAGCCTCCCCTCTCTATCGGAGACATCCTTATTTGCATGGGCTCCAGCGTGGGGCTTGCTGGAGGCATTGGTAAAGTTGTAGATGACCCTGTCATAGGGGTTGTGGGCGACTCGACTTTTTTTCACGCCTCAATCCCAGGCTTAATCAATGCTGTTTACAATTCGCACAAATTTGTTTGCGTAGTCCTTGACAATCAAACGACGGCTATGACAAGTTTCCAGCCACATGCTGGCACCGGGATTACAGGGATGGGTGAACAGGTGAAACCGATACTCATCGAAAACATAGCGAAAGCATGCGGTGTCGAGTTCGTCAGAGTGGTTGACCCTTACGATCTAAAGCTAGCAATCTCGACTGTCAGAGAAGCACTCCAGCATCCAGCGCCATCAGTGATCATATTTAGAAGGTTATGCTCCATCCTCGACCTACAGACGAAACGTAGAAAAGGCGAGAAGATACCGCAATACCGAGTTGAGGAGAGTAAATGTAACAGATGCATGGCGTGCATTAAACTCTTAGCTTGCCCTGCTATTCTGGTGGCAGAAGGCAAAGTTTTCATCGAAGAGACCTTATGTGTAGGGTGCGGCATTTGCGCCCAAATATGCCCTATGCACGCCATTGCCAAAGTAGGTGAGACGAACTGAGGAGGAACATCGTGATCGCTGGAGTCGGGGGGCAAGGGGTAATACTTACAGCCCTCATTATAGCAAACGCTGCCGTCAAAGAAGGATTAGACGCTTTAGTCAGCGAGATACATGGGATGGCACAACGTGGAGGTGCTGTCATCTCACACGTGAGGATTGGAAGAGGAATCCACGACCCATCCGTTACTGAAGGAACCGCAGATGCAATCTTAGCTCTAGAACCTGCGGAAGCACTACGCGCGCTACGCTATGCTTCATCTGAGACGAGAATGATAATTAACACTAAGCCGGTAATCCCGACTACGGTTTTTATTGGTAGCACCGCTTATCCTCCCATTCAAAAGATATTAGATGAGTGCCGCAAATTCAGCCGGCATATAATTCCTCTGGACGCCTACAAGCTGGCCTTAGAGGCTGGCAGCCCTCTAGCGCAGAATATTGTCCTTCTAGGAGTACTGGTAGCTACAAAAATTTTCCCCATTAAAAAAGATACAATATTAGATGCCATAAAGGAACTTGTATCTGGAAGATATTTGGAAGCCAATGTCAGAGCATTTCTATCAGGTTTAGAAACTCTGCCAGGTTTAGAATCATAGAGGCCAGTTTTACACCATATCCAAATGAAAATTCTCAATGTAAAACGGCAATTTTTAAATATAAACTCTCCACGAAGAGTTATTCTAAACAGTTAAGGAGGTAAGAATCTGGCGATCTCGAAATATGTGGCAGTCGCCATTATCGCGGTAGTTATCGTCGGTGCCGGTGTGTACTTTGCCTTTAAACCCGCTGAAAAACCTTATGGAAAAGACGAGGTTGTGATCGGTGTCTTAGCGCCGATGGCAACCCTTCAAGGAAGCGTCCAGAGAGATGCTGTTGCTCTGGCGATTGATGAGATTAACGCCAATGGCGGAATACTCGGCTTACCTGTGAGGATGGTTGTAGGAGACGACAAACTCGAATCCGACACTGCTATAGCCGAACTTAGAAGACTAGTAACCGTAGAAAATGTCGACGTACTTACTGGCGGTTATTCAAGTGGCGTTATGTCAGCAACGATGGAAACTATGTCTGAACTGAAGATCGTATTTCTGGCAGACGCTTCATCCCCAACGCATCCGGCAAAGGTAGCTGCAAACTATACAAAGTACAAGTACTGGTTCAGAATAACCCAAAATAACGGCGCTACATTCGCTTTCGACCTCGCCGACATGATTGATATGCTACGAGCGAATGGAGTGCAAGTAGACAAGATCTACATAATTAGAGATGAGCATGTATGGGCTGACGATGTCGAGACATACTTGAATCCGTTACTCGCTGAGAGAGGTGTAGAAGTAGTAAAAAACGTGAAGATTCCCAGAGGCTATACAGAGTATGCGCCTCTAATCATTGAGGCCCATAATCTAGGCGCTCAAGTAATTCTGCCTATTCTTGCTATTTCAGGAACAGGCGACGTCTTAGCTAAACAATGGTCCACATTGCAATTGCCTGTATTGCTGGCTGGACATGATTTAGCGGCTCTTGATCTGGGATTCTGGAACAAAACTGAAGGAGCGGCTAACTATTACATATTCATCTCTGACGGCGGCGTGGTGCAAACAGCACCACCTACTTCAATGTGCGCCCAATTTATCGCAAGCTACACAGAAAAATATGGGCACCCTCCAGAAGCACATCAAGGCTACGGTGCATACGACGCGGTTTACATTTACAAGATGGCCGTAGAGGAGGCTGCGAGAGCTGGGGAGGCGAACCCGTTTGACTCCGACGTCGTAGTCAAATATCTGGAAGAGCTAGCTACTCCAGAAAGCCCTGTGGAGCTAACGAGGAAAATTGCATTTTATCCGCCGGGGCACGAGGAGGGGTGGGATCACGACTTGGCCTGGGGTGACGAACTTGTCAGAAACTGGATATCGCAGTGGATAGATGGGAAACAGTACCAGATATGGCCACCGGAAAGGGCTAACGCTGAACTAAAGCTTCCACCATGGTTTGAGTAGCCGCAAAAAATGATAGAACTATTAACGACGATTCTAATCTATGGCGCAACCTTAAGTGGAATCTATGCTCTAATCGCCTCTGGTTTCACATTGATATTCGGCGTCTCGAGAATAATGAATTTCGCCCATGGATCCTTTTTTATACTTGGAGCTTATTTTGGGATTACTCTCATCCACGGCATCGGCCTTAACCCGTATCTTTCAACTATAATAAGCATGCTTCTAGTGGGACTCGTAGCTGCAGGTGTGTATAAAGGTATAATGTCTCGGGTGAGAGAACATGATGTAATGGTCATAATTGTAACTTTGGCGCTCGCCCTGATCATTGAACAGTTTATTCTATTAATTTTTGGCGAACATGGAATATCCTTTCCCTCCGTGGTTGGGGGAGTCATAACCATAGGAGGAGTACTTATACCAGTCATAAGAGTCTTCGTCTTTGCAGTTGCGATTGTGGCCCTGATTCTGCTTTGGACATTCATCTGCAAAACGAGGTTGGGGAAGGAGATAACAGGAGCATCTCAAGATGCTGAGGCAGCAACGCTGATGGGTTTAGATGTCGATAGACTATTTATGATCACCGTGTTCATATCAGCCGTCCTCGCAGCGTTAGGAGGAGCACTGTACGCACAGGTTTATGCGGCAAACCCTTTTCTAATTCTTAAATCTCTAATCTTCGCCTTTGCCATAGTCATTCTAGGGGGACTGGGTAGTGTTAAGGGTAGCATAATATCCGCCTTCATTGTTGGCTACATATTAACGGCTGTGATCGTTCTTTACGGGGCGAGATGGTCGGAACTTGTCGCGGTGTTGATGATCCTAGCTATTCTAGTGTTGAGACCTACAGGGCTATTTGGGGTAAAGGAGTAACGATGATTGCAGGTCTCAAAAAAGTTAGTTTCAAGGATAAAAGAATCTTTGAGATACTGGCTTTTTTGGTCGTGGCATTAATAGTACCTGGATTTGCGTCCGATGCGTTCGTATATATTTTAGGTCTAACTTACCTCTTCATAATTCTTGCAGTAAGTTGGGACATAATAGTTGGTTACGCTGGCCAGATAAATCTCGGTCATACCGTTTTTGTCGGTCTGGGCGCATATACTGCAGCCTTGCTGCAGGTTCCTTCAAGGCTCCAGGGGACGTTTCTAGAATTCATGTCTAAAATTCCTCAAACCCCAATTTTCATGTCGATTCTTTCTGGGGGAGTAGTAGCTGGAGTGGTTGGATTGATGATTGGAGTCATAACTCTTAGGTTTAGAGGATGGTACTTCGCTTTAGTCACCGCGGTGCTACCATTGGTTTTCATAGAAACTACTATTATATGGAGTGATGTATTTGGCGGAGAAGAGGGATTTTCGATCGGATCAGAGAACGCACTTGCGCCAACAATTGCAGGGAAATATTACAGCGCTCTTGCGCTCATGCTTATTTCTGTGGCAATAATGTTTGCGGTAGTAAATAGCAAGATAGGCTTAAAATTTAAGGCTGTAAGAGAAGACTTCTACCTCGCCGAGTCTGTTGGAATTAATACGGTATACTACAAGGTCCTCGCTTTCGTAATAAGCTCCTTCTTTGCTGGAGTCGCTGGAGCGGCAATAGTTCACTACAGAATCAGCGTATCCCCCAGCCTTTATGATATTCCGCTAATGCTCCTTATTATACTCGCCGCAGTTACCGGAGGTATTGGCACGATATTCGGTCCGATAATTGGCGGCCTCGTAGTCTATTTGATAAAGTATTGGTGGTTAAAAGGGGCAATAAGTGCATTACAAACAGCTGGACTTCCTGTTAATGACGACATAATCCTCTATACAATACTGATCGTCCTTGCTGTCCTTATGCCCGAGGGGCTATGGTTGAAAATCAGAAAACTCTCGAAAACATAATATTACACCTGTGCATAAACTCGCTCTGCGTAATGCTTATCCGAACCCTAAAAGGGATTGACAACGCTCTCTTCCGCTATTTCCTCTCTAAATCAGGTTTAGAAGGCTAATAGGGTCTCGGTTGCTTGTACACCTGGAATATTTCTAATTTCATCGTCCACTATACGCAGTATCTCTTCCGCAGTCTCCGCTTCAACATGTAGAAGTATATCAAAGCGGCCTAAAGTGAGGTAGACCGCCTTCACTCCAGCCAAATTCTTGAGTTTCTCCTTATAAGTTGCGCCTGTGTAAACCTTATGAAGCCAGCCAACTCCAACCTTGATCATAACAAAAGCTGTAACCATCACCGCCACCTTTGTTCTATAAAATTTAGCGTCGGACACATTAATAGCTTTTCTTCACCCGGGCAGGAAAAAATTGGGTATACTTCTTAATCATAAACTTAAAAACTAAAGTCTTTCCATGTAATATTTTTCCAAGCCCTTAAGAGACTCGACCGTACCTTCTTCCACTATTTCTCCTTTAATCAAGATGTTCACTCTATTAGCCAGTTCAAAAGCTAAACGAATGTTTTGCTCTATCAATAAAATCGATGTTTCAGCTTCTTTCTGTATCTTTTTCACAGAATCTCTTATACGCGACAAAAGCTTGGGTGCTAAACCTAGGGACGGTTCGTCCATTAAAAGAAGCTCAGGGTTCGACATTAAAGCTCTACCTATAGCTACCATTTGCTGCTCTCCACCACTTAGCATCTTAGCAGCATGTTTACTTTTTCCTTTGAGTTCTGGGAAAATACTATAAACAAAGTTTAATTCATGATCGCAATGTTTAGCTCTTGCCCCCAGT from Candidatus Bathyarchaeia archaeon carries:
- a CDS encoding ABC transporter ATP-binding protein yields the protein MKVLDIENLKAYYEKAVILRGIDLGVERGETVAILGPNGAGKTTLLKSIIGLVKTEGKIKFNGEDLTKLRPHERVLKGIGVCPEGRKLFNEMTVEDNLRLGARAKHCDHELNFVYSIFPELKGKSKHAAKMLSGGEQQMVAIGRALMSNPELLLMDEPSLGLAPKLLSRIRDSVKKIQKEAETSILLIEQNIRLAFELANRVNILIKGEIVEEGTVESLKGLEKYYMERL
- a CDS encoding Lrp/AsnC ligand binding domain-containing protein; this translates as MVTAFVMIKVGVGWLHKVYTGATYKEKLKNLAGVKAVYLTLGRFDILLHVEAETAEEILRIVDDEIRNIPGVQATETLLAF
- a CDS encoding indolepyruvate oxidoreductase subunit beta; its protein translation is MIAGVGGQGVILTALIIANAAVKEGLDALVSEIHGMAQRGGAVISHVRIGRGIHDPSVTEGTADAILALEPAEALRALRYASSETRMIINTKPVIPTTVFIGSTAYPPIQKILDECRKFSRHIIPLDAYKLALEAGSPLAQNIVLLGVLVATKIFPIKKDTILDAIKELVSGRYLEANVRAFLSGLETLPGLES
- the iorA gene encoding indolepyruvate ferredoxin oxidoreductase subunit alpha, which produces MDYASPIVGNEGTRRLLLGNEAVARGALEAGIQIATAYPGTPSSEIADTLSKVAREFGLYMEYSVNEKVAVEVAAGAAVCGARALVSMKHVGLNVAADTLMTLAYVGVKGGFVIVTADDPSAWSSQNEQDNRYYALLANIPCLEPSSPQDAKDMLLYGFSLSEQLELPVMLRLVTRVSHMRGVVTFGQIQEKKSCKVEFPKDPQRFVMVPANARVRHVVLLEKMSSALKISEKSDFNRIVGRGRIGVVTSGASFNYCMESLALLGMKASVLKLGIIHPLPARLISNFVRRHNPIIIVEELEPYLELQVKALSRAAYNIPLYGKFDSLLPRHGELSTRKVVSALSRILHKSPSIDFDKIDAEASKAEKLAPSRPPVLCPGCAHRAAFYALKVAAGNRAIYSTDIGCYALGAQPPLSIGDILICMGSSVGLAGGIGKVVDDPVIGVVGDSTFFHASIPGLINAVYNSHKFVCVVLDNQTTAMTSFQPHAGTGITGMGEQVKPILIENIAKACGVEFVRVVDPYDLKLAISTVREALQHPAPSVIIFRRLCSILDLQTKRRKGEKIPQYRVEESKCNRCMACIKLLACPAILVAEGKVFIEETLCVGCGICAQICPMHAIAKVGETN
- a CDS encoding branched-chain amino acid ABC transporter permease, which produces MIELLTTILIYGATLSGIYALIASGFTLIFGVSRIMNFAHGSFFILGAYFGITLIHGIGLNPYLSTIISMLLVGLVAAGVYKGIMSRVREHDVMVIIVTLALALIIEQFILLIFGEHGISFPSVVGGVITIGGVLIPVIRVFVFAVAIVALILLWTFICKTRLGKEITGASQDAEAATLMGLDVDRLFMITVFISAVLAALGGALYAQVYAANPFLILKSLIFAFAIVILGGLGSVKGSIISAFIVGYILTAVIVLYGARWSELVAVLMILAILVLRPTGLFGVKE
- a CDS encoding site-specific DNA-methyltransferase, with protein sequence MISAKQTLDLNKIYAMDCLEGMKLIRDKFIDIIVTSPPYNIGKKYARYSDDKPRGEYLDWMEKVAEESKRILKDEGSFFLNVGGKSSDPWVAMDVANRFRKHYTLQNTIHWIKSIAISREDVGNYEHAKRDIAVGHYQPVNSRKFLSNCHEYIFHFTKRGNVHLDKLAIGIPYQDKSNIGRWKSAKIDLRERGNTWFIPYETIQESRPHPTVFPEKLPELCIRLHGFSASSVVLDPFMGIGTTALACIKLNVNFIGFEIDPSYVKIAKERLAQRKL
- a CDS encoding branched-chain amino acid ABC transporter permease; its protein translation is MIAGLKKVSFKDKRIFEILAFLVVALIVPGFASDAFVYILGLTYLFIILAVSWDIIVGYAGQINLGHTVFVGLGAYTAALLQVPSRLQGTFLEFMSKIPQTPIFMSILSGGVVAGVVGLMIGVITLRFRGWYFALVTAVLPLVFIETTIIWSDVFGGEEGFSIGSENALAPTIAGKYYSALALMLISVAIMFAVVNSKIGLKFKAVREDFYLAESVGINTVYYKVLAFVISSFFAGVAGAAIVHYRISVSPSLYDIPLMLLIILAAVTGGIGTIFGPIIGGLVVYLIKYWWLKGAISALQTAGLPVNDDIILYTILIVLAVLMPEGLWLKIRKLSKT
- a CDS encoding polyprenyl synthetase family protein; this encodes MNAHELIESYSNLIDRRLGDYVQEVVRRAAGYHSFIASVYETLGEFLLRKGKRIASCSTLLTYEGYNGSVDSEILDVCVAVEFYRHSILIHDDLVDGDKYRRGGLTIHTLYAEDHNQRFGEALALFCGNLLFSQALAVLWGTRFQRDSLFRASQLLTEDYLAVNESQILDLLFEYKTPTVEEWRVMASKRAASLFKATMGIGALLAGAPERDIKKVREAASHIGYAFDIQDDLIGTFASEEQYGRPLGGDILLGKKPLHIVYVYEMASKDELKELEDALKARSLDKGVIEIVRRVVKRCGALERAERTLKEEALNGIKLLDDTSMLPEGKKRLREMVKFVTESFDWYK
- a CDS encoding ABC transporter substrate-binding protein, which translates into the protein MAVAIIAVVIVGAGVYFAFKPAEKPYGKDEVVIGVLAPMATLQGSVQRDAVALAIDEINANGGILGLPVRMVVGDDKLESDTAIAELRRLVTVENVDVLTGGYSSGVMSATMETMSELKIVFLADASSPTHPAKVAANYTKYKYWFRITQNNGATFAFDLADMIDMLRANGVQVDKIYIIRDEHVWADDVETYLNPLLAERGVEVVKNVKIPRGYTEYAPLIIEAHNLGAQVILPILAISGTGDVLAKQWSTLQLPVLLAGHDLAALDLGFWNKTEGAANYYIFISDGGVVQTAPPTSMCAQFIASYTEKYGHPPEAHQGYGAYDAVYIYKMAVEEAARAGEANPFDSDVVVKYLEELATPESPVELTRKIAFYPPGHEEGWDHDLAWGDELVRNWISQWIDGKQYQIWPPERANAELKLPPWFE